Within Terriglobales bacterium, the genomic segment AAGGCCGCGAGTATCTCCATCGTTATGACAAGAAAGGAAACGTGGAGAAGGCGACTTCATCGTTCGAAGCGGCGGTGAAGAGCGATCCCAAGTTTGCGCTGGCGTATGCGGGGCTGGGTGACGCGTACTGGATCAAGTATAGGCTGGGAAAGGATCCGAAGTGGATTGAGCAGGGGCTTGTGAATGCGAAGCAGGCGCTGGAGTTGAACGGGGGCCTGGCGGCTGTCCATGTGACGCTGGGGAGGAATTACTGGGCAAAGGGAGATCAGCAACTGGCGCAGAACGAGTTTGGGCAAGCGCTGAGAATGGATCCGCTCGATGCGGACGCGCATATCGGATTGGGCAGCGTGTACGAGAAACAGGGTCGTGCGGCAGACGCTGAGGCGGAATTGAGGAAAGCCACTGACCTTCGACCGGACTACTGGATCGCGCACAATGAACTTGGGACTTTCTATCGGAGGCAGGGCAGGAACAATGAGTCGGCCCAGCAGTTACGCGCCGCGTTGGAGGTTGTTCCGGATAATGCCGGCGTACACACGAACCTGGCGTTAGCGCTGCGTGGGTTAGGACAGGAGAAAGAAGCGGAGGCGGAACTGAAGCGCGCGCTTGAACTGGATCCGACGTATCACGCGTACAACAACCTCGCGGTGTTTTACTTCTACCAGCGACGCTTCACGGAATCGGTCGAGATGACCGAGGCGGCGTTAAAACTGAATGACACAGATTACCGGACGTGGCTGACGTTGGCGATTGCTTACGAGTGGATCGGCGAGCATGAGAAGGCGCAGGCGGCCTATGCCAGAGAACTCACGTTGCTGGAACCGTTTGTTAAAGCCAACTCTCGCGAGCATACCGCGCACGCGGATTTAGGGGTGCTGTATGCGAGGCAACAGCATCGAGACAGAGCGCTGGCGCAGATCCAGTCAGCGCTCGCGCTTGCACCCGACGATAGACAAGTACTTGCTTCAGCAGGCGAAGTTTACGAAACCCTGGGAGACCGAACGAAGGCCCTGATTTATATGAAGAAAGCACAGCAGAGGGGTTGGACGATCCAGGATGGAGAGACTAATCCGGACCTGCGCAGCTTCATGGCGGATAAGAATGTGCGGCGGGCGCTGAAGGCAAGTTCCGGAAAAGGATACAGGTCGGCTCAATAATGCTCAAAACTCAGGTCCGAAGGCCCAGCTACCTAAGACTGAATGGAGGAGAAGAGAAAATGATTATCGACATTAAAGTAAAGGAACAAGAAGCCGTTCCGCCACACTATAAAGTTAATAAAAGCGATCACGTCATCTTCAAAGCCATAGATGATGACGGCTGGCTAGTTTTCGATCAGCATCCAGACTTTCAGGAGAACCCTGTTTTGCTGAAAAGAGGCGTTCCGCGGAGCATTGCGGTAGCGGACCCCAAGCCCCCGGATGGCACTCACAAATACACGATCCGGCCGGCGAAGTTGATCATGCAACTGCTAGCTATGTACGACAGCAAAGCTTCCGAAACGGAATGGACCCAGTTTTTAGGGAAGTTAGAGAAAGAAAGTCGCCCGGCTCCCGAGATCGAGTTTCCGTAAGGTTGACACCGTTGGCCGAAGATGGGCAATGGGAGCATGCGCAGGTGTGCTCCCAACCAGCGGTGTAAGGAGGAGAGATGCGGAAACGATGGTTTGTGATTGTGGCAATGGCGATCACCGTCGCATTTGCTGTTGTTGCCGGTGTTTGGAAACCAGAATTCGTACAGCTCTGGAATTTTGGTCGTGATGACTTTCTTAGGGTGTTAACGCAGTTGATTGCGATCGCGCTTATCATCGAGCGGGCGGTTGAGGTGCTGATTTCGCCGCTCCGGTCGGAGGAGACTGAGAGGCGTCGCCTTGCGCTGGCAATTCAGAGCGAAAGGGCCTCGGATATTGAGTCGGTTCTTCCGTACATAAACCCATACGTTGGTTGGCGAAGCGATACGCAGAAGATCGCGTTTTCAATTTCGCTCGGCCTCGGGCTCCTGGTCGCGATTATCGGGATGAGGGCGCTGCAATTCCTTGCCGATCCCGTCGTGCTCAACGGCTTGAGGGGAACGCAAGCCACATTGTTCAGGATCGTCGATGTAGTGCTGACCGGCGCGCTTCTGGCAGGCGGGGCTGATGGCCTACATAAGTTGGCTTCTCTGTTTACGAGCTACGTAGAGAGGGCGACGGAGAGGGTGAGGCTAGGTCATCCGGTTCGAATGTAATTAAGGACGATGAGTCTGGGTGGGAAATCAGTGACAGCCGGACCTGTAAGCCGAATTTTGTATGCCGGTTTGCACCGGCATGACGGTCATTCCTCTGGGCGACGCGTTACCGCGACGCTCTAGCGACCTACCCGGGACTTTCATCCCTTGCGGGATGCCCAACTGGGTTGGCGCGCCGAGCCGGCACGCCATCGCGTTACCGCGATGTTGTCCCCTATTTGGTCTTGCTCCGTGTGGGGTTTACCATGCCCCGACCATTACTGGGCGGGCGGTGCGCTCTTACCGCACCTTTTCACCCTTACCCCGCTTGCGCGAGGCGGTATGTTTTCTGTGGCACTGGCCGTACGGCGGATTTGAATCCGACGCCCCGGACGTTATCCGGCACACTGCTCTGCGGAGTTCGGACTTTCCTCCCTCGCTTGCGCGAGAGCGACCGTCCGGTCCGGCTGTCAACCTATCTATTATAGATGTTTGGGGAAAGAGGCAAGGTTTAGGTAACAGAGCTCCACTCAACCAGAAGAAGGTTGAGTGGAGCTCTGTTTCGGTATGGGAAAACCTCAAGATCCGGGATATGAAATCCCGGACTACGTTAGCGGCGGTCGCGGATCTTGGCGAGGAGCCGCAGCATTTCCAGGTAGAGCCAGATCAGCGTGACCATCAGGCCGAAGGCACCGTACCACTCCATGTACTTGGGGGCTCCGGCGCGGGCGCCGCGCTCGATGAAGTCGAAGTCGAGTACGAGGTTGAGCGACGCGATGATGACGACAACGACGCTGAAGCCGATGCCGATCGGGCTGGAACTGTTGATGCTGGTGAAGTGAATCCCGAAGAAGCCGAGGACGAACTGCGCGAGATAGAACAGCGCAACGCCTCCGGTCGCGGCGACGATGCCGAGGCGGAGGTTGTCGGTGACGGGGATCAGTCCGGAGCGGTAGGCGAGCAGAAGGACGATCAGGACACCGAAGGTGAGGCTGACGGCCTGGATGGGGAGGCCGGGCCAGCGGACTTCGAAGATGGCGGAGATGGCTCCGAGGACGAGTCCTTCGAGAAGGGCGTAGAGTGGCGCTGTGATGGGCGCCCAGTTCTTCTTGAAGACGGTGACAATGGCGACGATGAATCCGCCGATGGCGCCGATAACGGCGGCGGGCGCAACGGCCTGAGCGGATTCGGCCTGCATGAAGCGAGTCCAGGTCCACGCGGCAGTGGCGATGGTGCAGAGCAGCAGAATGCCGGTCTTATTGACGGTGCCGGAGATGGTCATCGCTTCCTGTCCGAAAGCGACTCCGGCTTCGCGGAAACTTTTGTCGTTCAGGGCCGGATTCGAAGTGCGCATCAATGCCATGGATCGTCCTCCGATTTGAGGTTAGCGGGTTTAATTAGAAAAGTAAAAACCCCACTCAACCAAGGAAGTTGAGTGGGGCACTAATGTAAGTTCAGTACCGGTAACTTCCAACAACTACCCACTCTTCCCGCAACCGTGGCAGCAGCGGTCGGTTGATGTGCAGTTGCCGGGCTCGGCGAGTTCGCCGTCGGGTCCGATGCAGGTCTGGGTGTACATGCACCAGAAGAGGCCGTCATTGCAAGGCTGGACGGTTTCGTCGTGCGCGGCGGCGATGAACTGACCTTTCCAGCGCAGCCCGGAGCAGAGGTTGGGATGGTTGATGTCGAAACGTGCTTCACGGCGATGAATCATTGCTGACCTCCCTTCGCGGCCTGCAACAGTGCGCGTTTGACTGCCACCCGCGTGAGTTGGACTTTGTAAGCGTTGCGGCTGAGTGGTTTCGCGATCGAGACTGCCGCCTGAGCGGCAGCGTCGGCGGTCTGCTCGTTCAGTTGCTTTCCGACCAGCGCTTGTGCGGCTTCCTGCGAAATCCACGGAACCGGAGCGACCGCACCGAGCACTACATTCGCCTTTTGAATGGTGTTGCCATTCATCCAGAGCGCGACGGAAGCCAGCGAGAGCGGCCAGTCAAAGGCGTTGCGCTGGCGAACCTCGTACTGAGCGGCCTTCACGTTCTGGCCGGGCGGCACGATGATTTCGGTGACGACGTCGTTGGGTTGAAGGTCGTGCTCGCGTTCGTCGGTGGTCTTGGGAATGCGGTAGAACTTCGAGAGTTCCACTTCGCGGTCTCCACGAGGACCGACGATGCGAACTTTGGCCTCGTAAGCGATCAACGCTGGAGCGATGGTGGATGGGGTAACGAATTTGGCGGGGCCGTCGTTGGCGATGATGGCGTGGTAGCGGTTGTCACCATCGACGACGAGCGACTTGCCCTGCTGCTCCGGTATCAGGCCAGAGCCGTTGCGGAAGTACCAGCAGCGCGGACGCTGGCAGAGGTTTCCGCCCAGGGTAGCCATATAGCGGATCTGCGGGCTGGCGGCTTCGTCCACAGCCCAAGCCAGCATCGGAAGGCTGCGGCGTACGTCCGCGTTGTCGGCGATTTCGGAAAGCTTGGTGAGAGCGCCGAAACGATGCCATCCGGTGGCGTTGAACTGAATGCCGGAGAGCCCGGGGATGTCCTTAATGTTGACGAGGCGCTTAGGTTGGAGCACGTC encodes:
- a CDS encoding xanthine dehydrogenase family protein subunit M, which produces MRQFEYTVPKSTQQAVGLLGQNWSQAQILAGGTDILALMKDDVLQPKRLVNIKDIPGLSGIQFNATGWHRFGALTKLSEIADNADVRRSLPMLAWAVDEAASPQIRYMATLGGNLCQRPRCWYFRNGSGLIPEQQGKSLVVDGDNRYHAIIANDGPAKFVTPSTIAPALIAYEAKVRIVGPRGDREVELSKFYRIPKTTDEREHDLQPNDVVTEIIVPPGQNVKAAQYEVRQRNAFDWPLSLASVALWMNGNTIQKANVVLGAVAPVPWISQEAAQALVGKQLNEQTADAAAQAAVSIAKPLSRNAYKVQLTRVAVKRALLQAAKGGQQ
- a CDS encoding Bax inhibitor-1/YccA family protein; the protein is MALMRTSNPALNDKSFREAGVAFGQEAMTISGTVNKTGILLLCTIATAAWTWTRFMQAESAQAVAPAAVIGAIGGFIVAIVTVFKKNWAPITAPLYALLEGLVLGAISAIFEVRWPGLPIQAVSLTFGVLIVLLLAYRSGLIPVTDNLRLGIVAATGGVALFYLAQFVLGFFGIHFTSINSSSPIGIGFSVVVVIIASLNLVLDFDFIERGARAGAPKYMEWYGAFGLMVTLIWLYLEMLRLLAKIRDRR